Proteins encoded by one window of Sorex araneus isolate mSorAra2 chromosome 3, mSorAra2.pri, whole genome shotgun sequence:
- the TCHH gene encoding trichohyalin, whose protein sequence is MSPLLKCIFDITETFNQYASHDCDGAALSKKDLKNLLEREFGDVLRRPHDPETVDLTLQLLDRDCNGLVDFNEFLLFIFKVAQACYYALGQASGLEEPGAKGEGKGNPSQNCRREDQRRVEARDRQLEERRQARREAEFAEEEEQREKLERREQFEQQRGEVEPRWQRREREGRPEEEEQQQRRKGWEPAFPDREEQRRETLAQRERRERLEEEQLERREEQQQSRELREPRLSEVREEEERRLRRERREQAERVASKGGRLEEERRQQERELEEPRLGQELRRAQETREQQLRRREEERREPEQRRERQLRRELEEERREQELRREQEPRRKGERRAEQELRRQEERRELELRREQELRRELEEETRGQELRRQEERREQELRREREPRRQEQRREQELRRELEEERREQEPRRQEERREQELRRQLEEGRREQELRREEVQRRQEQGSEQELRRQEEERRELELRREQELRRQEEERRAEEPGLQELRGEQELRRDLAAERREQARRGERGQRRELPEEEVEQERARELGERSAPRWQWQLESEVEARQSKVYSRPRRQEEQRLREQLEEQRRRQEREQRLREREEQARQQDAEEPRRAFKWQREAEEESQRHRQRLSARPLSQRQLRAEERLERELLLEEEEQRRQRLERERERQFLEEEEQQLQRLERARQLQEEEERLQRLERTRQLQEEEERLQEERERRRRQEEQRGDQKLRWQLEEESQRRRQALYAKPARRELLREEELLQREEELLQREGELLQRERRRLERERQYREEELQQEEEVQREELERRRQARERQLEEELQRRDRQRLFGEEDRSDLKWQWQPEKEKEARDNRLYSKRKENEETIRQLEDLQARERQFLQDEQEYERERGEQRRDRKFQEEQLLREEREERRRRQEDRQFLEEEQELRQEREQQLRSQERDRRFFREEQQMREEQEEQQQLRRQEREQQFRQEHDRKLGQEAQIQEREEQQLRRREREQELRQERDRKFREEERELQREREQQLRRQERDRQFLQEEQLQEREEQQLQQEREEQLLRQERDRKFREEEQELRREREQQLRRQERDRQFLQEEQLQEQEEQQLRQEREEQLLRQERDRKFREEEQELRREREQQLRRQERDQQLRQERDRKFREAEQIQQREEQQLRRQERDRRYREEEQQLRRQEREQQLRQERDRRYREEEQQLRRQEREQQLRQERDRRYREEEQQLRRQEREQQLRQERDRRYREEEQQLRRQEREQQLRQERDREFRREEQIQEREEQQLRRQEREEQLRQERDRRFREEQQLRREREEQQLRRQEREQQLRGGRDRTRREEQLLQELEEQQARREERDRRFREEKQQLREQQLSRQEMQREEQGLRRRQEQEQQYEADTQFGRERRRRQEQELLQEQRGRLERERKFREEQLHQEQEEEQRRRQEREQSRGQVQDRRALEDKSCRQDLEPGKRQLVGVPVRSSPLYEYIQEQRSQYRP, encoded by the exons atgtctccaCTTCTGAAATGCATCTTTGATATCACTGAAACTTTCAATCAATATGCCTCACATGACTGTGATGGAGCAGCATTAAGCAAGAAAGACCTGAAGAATCTCCTTGAAAGGGAATTTGGAGATGTCCTTCGG AGACCTCACGACCCTGAGACGGTAGACCTGACCCTGCAACTTCTGGATCGGGACTGTAACGGGCTAGTCGATTTCAATGAGTTCCTCCTGTTCATTTTCAAGGTAGCTCAAGCTTGTTACTACGCTCTCGGCCAGGCTTCTGGGCTGGAGGAGCCGGGAGCCAAGGGTGAGGGAAAGGGGAACCCGTCACAAAACTGCAGGCGAGAAGACCAAAGGCGAGTCGAGGCTCGGGACAGACAATTGGAAGAACGCAGGCAGGCGAGGCGTGAAGCGGAGTTCgcagaggaagaggaacagaGGGAGAAGCTAGAGAGGCGCGAGCAGTTTGAGCAGCAACGCGGCGAGGTGGAGCCGCGGTGGCAAAGGCGCGAACGCGAAGGGCGCCCTGAGGAGGAGGAACAGCAGCAGAGGCGCAAAGGCTGGGAGCCCGCGTTTCCAGACCGCGAAGAGCAAAGGAGAGAGACGCTGGCGCAGCGCGAGCGGCGCGAACGCCTGGAAGAAGAGCAGCTCGAGCGCCGCGAAGAGCAGCAGCAGAGTCGTGAGCTGCGCGAGCCGCGCCTGAGCGAAgtccgggaggaggaggagcggcggCTACGACGCGAGAGACGCGAGCAGGCCGAGCGCGTGGCGAGCAAGGGAGGTCGCCTGGAGGAAGAGCGGCGGCAGCAGGAGCGCGAGCTCGAAGAGCCGCGCTTGGGGCAGGAACTCCGGCGCGCGCAGGAGACGCGCGAGCAGCAGCTGAGGCGCCGGGAAGAGGAAAGGCGTGAACCGGAGCAGAGGCGCGAGCGGCAGCTGAGGCGCGAACTCGAGGAGGAGAGGCGCGAGCAGGAGCTGAGACGCGAGCAGGAGCCAAGGCGCAAGGGAGAAAGGCGCGCCGAGCAGGAGCTGAGGCGCCAGGAAGAGAGACGCGAGCTGGAGCTGAGGCGCGAACAAGAACTGAGACGCGAACTAGAGGAGGAGACACGTGGACAAGAGCTGAGGCGCCAAGAAGAGCGACGCGAACAGGAGCTGAGGCGCGAGCGGGAGCCCAGGCGCCAGGAGCAAAGGCGCGAACAAGAACTGAGGCGCGAACTGGAAGAAGAGAGACGCGAACAGGAGCCCAGACGCCAAGAAGAAAGGCGGGAGCAGGAGCTAAGGCGCCAATTGGAGGAAGGGAGACGCGAACAGGAGCTGAGGCGTGAGGAAGTGCAGAGGCGCCAGGAGCAGGGAAGCGAGCAAGAACTGAGGCGCCAGGAGGAAGAAAGACGGGAACTGGAGTTAAGGCGCGAGCAAGAGCTAAGGCGCCAAGAGGAGGAAAGACGCGCAGAGGAGCCAGGGCTCCAGGAGCTGAGGGGCGAACAAGAACTGAGGCGCGACCTGGCCGCGGAGAGACGCGAACAGGCGCGAAGGGGCGAACGCGGGCAAAGGCGCGAGCtcccagaggaggaggtggagcagGAAAGGGCCCGCGAGCTTGGCGAGAGAAGTGCCCCGAGGTGGCAGTGGCAGCTCGAGAGCGAAGTCGAGGCGCGGCAGAGCAAAGTCTACTCCCGGCCCCGCCGGCAGGAGGAGCAGAGGCTTCGCGAGCAGCTAGAGGAGCAGAGGCGGCGCCAGGAGCGCGAGCAGCGGCTGCGAGAGCGGGAGGAGCAGGCGCGCCAGCAGGACGCAGAAGAGCCGCGCCGCGCCTTCAAATGGCAGCGGGAGGCCGAGGAAGAGAGCCAGCGCCACCGCCAGAGGCTGTCTGCCCGGCCGCTGTCGCAGCGGCAGCTGAGGGCCGAGGAACGCCTGGAGCGGGAACTGCTCCTGGAGGAAGAAGAACAGCGCCGGCAGCGCCTAGAGAGGGAGCGGGAGCGGCAGTTCCTTGAGGAGGAAGAGCAGCAGCTCCAGCGTTTGGAGCGCGCCCGACAgctccaggaggaggaggagcggctcCAGCGTTTGGAGCGCACCCGACAgctccaggaggaggaggagcgactccaagaggaaagggagagaaggcgACGTCAGGAGGAGCAGCGGGGCGACCAGAAATTGAGGTGGCAGCTGGAGGAGGAAAGCCAGAGACGACGCCAAGCGCTGTACGCCAAGCCGGCGCGACGGGAGCTGCTGAGGGAGGAGGAGCTGCTGCAGCGCGAGGAGGAGCTGCTGCAGCGCGAGGGAGAGCTGCTGCAGCGCGAGAGGAGGCGCCTGGAGCGCGAGAGGCAATATCGGGAAGAGGAGCTACAGCAAGAGGAAGAAGTGCAGAGAGAGGAACTTGAGAGAAGGCGTCAGGCGAGGGAGAGACAACTAGAGGAGGAGCTGCAGCGTCGGGACAGACAGCGACTGTTCGGGGAGGAAGACCGGAGTGATCTGAAATGGCAGTGGcagcctgaaaaagaaaaagaagctcgTGACAACAGGCTGTACTCCAAAcgaaaagagaatgaagaaactaTTCGGCAGTTGGAGGATTTGCAGGCGCGGGAAAGACAGTTCCTGCAGGATGAACAGGAATATGAGAGAGAGCGAGGGGAGCAACGGAGAGACAGGAAGTTCCAAGAGGAACAACTGCTGAGAGAGGAACGAGAAGAGAGAAGACGTCGCCAGGAAGACAGACAGTTCCTCGAGGAAGAACAGGAACTGCGACAGGAAAGAGAACAGCAGCTACGCAGCCAGGAGCGCGACAGGCGGTTCTTCAGGGAAGAGCAACAGATGagagaggaacaggaagagcagcAGCAGCTACGCCGCCAAGAGCGCGAGCAACAGTTTCGCCAAGAGCACGACAGAAAGCTCGGTCAAGAGGCACAAATTCAGGAGCGGGAGGAACAGCAGCTGCGCCGGCGGGAGCGTGAGCAAGAGCTTCGCCAGGAGCGCGACAGGAAGTTTCGTGAGGAGGAGCGGGAACTGCAACGGGAAAGGGAGCAGCAGCTGCGCCGCCAGGAGCGCGACAGACAATTCCTCCAGGAGGAACAACTTCAGGAACGGGAGGAACAGCAGCTGCAACAGGAACGGGAAGAGCAGCTTCTTCGCCAGGAGCGCGACAGGAAGTTTCgtgaggaggagcaggagctgcGACGGGAAAGGGAACAGCAGCTGCGCCGCCAGGAGCGCGACAGACAATTCCTCCAGGAGGAACAACTTCAGGAACAGGAGGAACAGCAGCTGCGACAGGAACGGGAAGAGCAGCTTCTTCGCCAGGAGCGCGACAGGAAGTTTCgtgaggaggagcaggagctgcGACGGGAAAGGGAACAGCAGCTGCGCCGCCAAGAGCGCGATCAACAGCTTCGCCAGGAGCGCGACAGAAAGTTTCGTGAAGCGGAACAAATTCAGCAGCGGGAAGAACAGCAGCTGCGCCGCCAGGAGCGCGACAGAAGGTACAGAGAAGAGGAGCAGCAGCTGCGCCGCCAGGAGCGCGAGCAACAGCTTCGCCAGGAGCGCGACAGAAGGTACAGAGAAGAGGAGCAGCAGCTGCGCCGCCAGGAGCGCGAGCAACAGCTTCGCCAGGAGCGCGACAGAAGGTACAGAGAAGAGGAGCAGCAGCTGCGCCGCCAGGAGCGCGAGCAACAGCTTCGCCAGGAGCGCGACAGAAGGTACAGAGAAGAGGAGCAGCAGCTGCGCCGCCAGGAGCGCGAGCAACAGCTTCGCCAGGAGCGCGACAGAGAGTTTCGTAGAGAGGAACAAATTCAAGAGCGGGAAGAACAACAGCTGCGCCGCCAGGAGCGCGAGGAACAGCTTCGCCAGGAGCGCGACAGAAGGTTTAGAGAGGAACAGCAACTGCGACGGGAACGGGAAGAGCAGCAGCTGCGCCGCCAAGAGCGAGAGCAGCAGCTTCGTGGAGGTCGCGACAGGACCCGCAGGGAGGAGCAACTTCTGCAGGAACTCGAAGAACAGCAGGCGCGCCGCGAGGAGCGTGACAGGAGATTCCGCGAAGAGAAACAGCAACTGCGAGAACAGCAGCTGAGCCGCCAAGAGAtgcagagagaagagcagggccTGAGGCGCAGGCAGGAACAAGAGCAGCAATACGAGGCAGACACACAGTTTGGCAGGGAAAGACGGCGCCGACAGGAACAGGAACTGCTGCAAGAGCAGAGAGGCCGCCTGGAACGCGAGAGGAAATTCAGGGAAGAACAACTTcaccaggagcaggaggaggagcagaggcgCCGCCAAGAGCGAGAGCAAAGCCGTGGCCAAGTCCAGGATAGAAGGGCGCTGGAAGACAAGAGCTGCAGGCAGGATCTGGAACCCGGCAAGCGTCAGTTAGTCGGTGTTCCTGTGCGTTCCAGCCCTCTCTATGAGTACATCCAAGAGCAAAGATCTCAGTACCGCCCCTAA